TGACGGCTCGGAGCTGAAGTTCTGGACGCCCGGAGGGTCCTCGACCCCGATCCTCACCGCGGAGCACCTCGACGTCCCGTTGGACTACGAGGGCGTGGGAGCCGCCGGCTCGATGCTGGGCACCAAGGCGCTGCAGGTCTTCGACCAGACCACCTCGGTGGTGCGGTGCGTGCTGCGCTGGACCGAGTTCTACAAGCACGAGTCCTGCGGCAAGTGCACGCCGTGCCGGGAGGGGACGTGGTGGCTGGTGCAGACCCTGCGCCGCCTCGACTCCGGGCAGGGCCAGGCCGGTGACATCGAGCTGCTGCTCGACCTGTGCGACAACATCCTCGGGCGCTCGTTCTGCGCCCTCGGTGACGGCGCCACCAGCCCGATCACGTCGGCCATCCAGTACTTCCGCTCCGAGTTCGACGCCGGCATGCACACCCCGTCGGCCGAGCTGTTCCCACCGGCCGCCTCCACCCTGTTCGGCCAGGAGGTCCCCGCATGACCGTCGACGCCACCGGGACGGGCTCCACCGACACGCCCGTCGAGCTGGTCACCCTGACCATCGACGACGTCGAGGTCAGCGTGCCCAAGGGCACCCTGGTCATCCGGGCCGCCGAGCTCATCGGCACCGAGATCCCACGATTCTGCGACCACCCCCTGCTCGAGCCGGTCGGCGCGTGCCGCCAGTGCCTCGTCGACATCCCCGACGCCGGGAACGGTCGCGGGTTCCCCAAGCCGCAGGCCTCCTGCACCATCGCGGTGGCAGCCGGCATGGTCGTCCGGACCCAGGACACCTCCGAGGTCGCGGCGAAGGCCCAGCGCGGCACCATGGAGTTCCTGCTCATCAACCACCCGCTGGACTGCCCGGTCTGCGACAAGGGTGGCGAGTGCCCCCTGCAGAACCAGGCCATGAGCCACGGCCGGGGGGACTCCCGGTTCGTCGAGACCAAGCGGACCTTCCCCAAGCCGATCGAGGTCAGCCGGCAGGTGCTGCTCGACCGCGAACGTTGCGTGCTGTGTGCCCGGTGCACCCGGTTCTCCGAGCAGATCGCCGGCGACCCGTTCATCGCCCTGGTCGAGCGCGGCGCCCAGCAGCAGATCGGCACGGCCGACGGCCAGCCGTTCCACTCCTACTTCTCGGGCAACACGATCCAGATCTGCCCGGTCGGTGCGCTCACCAGCGCCGACTACCGGTTCCGGTCGCGGCCGTTCGACCTCGTCTCCACCCCGGCGGTCGCCGAGCACGACGCGTGCGGCGCCGCGATCCGGGTCGACCACCGCCGCGGGCGGGTGATGCGCCGCCTCGCCGGCGACGACCCGGAGGTCAACGAGGAGTGGATCACCGACAAGGACCGCTTCTGCTTCACCTCCGTCGCCGGCACCGACCGGTTGCGCACCCCTCTGGTCCGCAACGCCGACGGTGACCTGGTCGCCGCGTCGTGGCCCGCTGCGNNNNNNNNNNNNNNNNNNNNNNNNNNNNNNNNNNNNNNNNNNNNNNNNNNNNNNNNNNNNNNNNNNNNNNNNNNNNNNNNNNNNNNNNNNNNNNNNNNNNGGCGGCCGGCTGAGCCTCGAGGACGCCCACGCCTACGGGGTCTTCGCGCGCGTGGCGCTGGGCACCGACGACATCGACTTCCGCAGCCGGGCCCACAGCGACGAGGAGACCGCGTTCCTCGCGGCGCGCGTCGCGGGCACCGGGCTGGGTGTCACCTACGTCGACCTCGAGCGGGCCGGCACCGTGGTGCTGGCCGGGCTGGAGCCCGAGGA
The Aeromicrobium marinum DSM 15272 genome window above contains:
- a CDS encoding 2Fe-2S iron-sulfur cluster-binding protein encodes the protein MTVDATGTGSTDTPVELVTLTIDDVEVSVPKGTLVIRAAELIGTEIPRFCDHPLLEPVGACRQCLVDIPDAGNGRGFPKPQASCTIAVAAGMVVRTQDTSEVAAKAQRGTMEFLLINHPLDCPVCDKGGECPLQNQAMSHGRGDSRFVETKRTFPKPIEVSRQVLLDRERCVLCARCTRFSEQIAGDPFIALVERGAQQQIGTADGQPFHSYFSGNTIQICPVGALTSADYRFRSRPFDLVSTPAVAEHDACGAAIRVDHRRGRVMRRLAGDDPEVNEEWITDKDRFCFTSVAGTDRLRTPLVRNADGDLVAASWPAA